CCGCCCCCAGAACCTAGGTGTTGCTTTCTGCAGCCACTGCTGGCTTGGCACGGGCACCTCGCGGGGCAGCTCTGAAGGAGCTGGCATTGTGAAACCGCCCTGAACGTCATGGAACTGAACTTAACCTTTTGGCAGCCGGATAAAAGTTGACGAGGCCTTATGCCCCCCCACGTGGGGGGGCGGGTTGGCAGTGAATAGATGCTATCCTGAGCCTGAGCTCCTCACAACCCTCGCTGCTGTATTTTGTGGGGGGTAAATTGCTCTATCAGATCAGGGCGAAGGTTGGCCCGAGGGCATGAGTGAGCGCTGCCTGgtggttggggggggggctgcCCATCCTCCTGCAAACAGATGCTTGCCACgctgcagctgctgcagctggATTCACCACTGGTGGCTGTGGTTCGCCGTTTCGTAGAGGGTAGAGGGGGAAGGgcgtggaggaggggaggagacctCAGAACCGagccactccccccaccccccagccttcCATCCctcttttattttgaagtatttcCTGTGGAGCATTTGCCACTAAAACTGTAAACTCTAGACCCTGAGAGCTAAAGTTGCTTTCCCGGAACGCTGGGAGTGTAGGACGGGGAACTCGCACCGACTTCACCTGGGACTTCACCACCCTGTAACCATGTCAGCGGCTGATGCCATGTTGCATAATGGGTCCCCGAAGAATTAGAATTCAGGCTGTTGCAATGCCATGCAACTTTGGAATCAGACCCCAACCCGGCCCCAGGGCATGGCAGAACTCCCCCGGGTTGGCTCAGgggctttggggtgggggtggcgacTCGGGTAGCTGGAGACTGGGCCTCCGATCCAGAACTTGACAACCTCTGGAGGCTGGTTCGTGGAGGGCTGGGCAGTCGCTCTTTGGGTGGCCAGAGCTAGCGAAGTTTGCTGGTGGTGATCAAGGCTCCCCCACCCTTGAACTATATTAATTTGGAAATCCGGGTAGAAAGGGCCTCGCTCCTCTAAGGAGGCGGGGCTTCGGCCAGCCACCCCGCCCactggctggggggtggggtagtgCCACTTCTGGTTCACCAGGTGGCTGAGAACCTGGCTAGACCCTAGCCAGCTTCAGGGGCAgttcccatccccaacccctaattggCTTATTTGCCGCTATGTAAACAAGGGCTCAGTCCCTCCGTTTGATGCCTGGCCGGTTAAGAAAAGGAGTCCTCCCATTCAACTTCGGCTCCCTTTATCTGAATCTTAATGAGGTAGTTAGCATCCTCGCTTCTGATCTGGAAGGGTCCTGAGGTCAGCACACACCTCCTGTTCCCTGAATTCCTAAACCCAGTACACTTGTCTGCGGAGCCACAGGCCCAGTGCTGTGCCCAGTGCTGTCTGGTCAGCTCCAAGCAGCAATCTCCTGGACACCAATACAGTGTTGCagcaggtgggggaagggagggaggagaacgTTTACATCTGAGCGTgacgtgggggtgggggctttctCAGAAGTGGGAGTGTTGTTGAGAACTTTAAGGTGCAGACTTAGGCCACCTTTCTGTCTCCAGATGATCCCTTCCTTTCTGAGAACAGGGCGCTACTGACCTTAAGGAAAACTGAGAACACTAACCCTGCgactctcttccctctctcaggGAAAGGCAGGAGCAGCTGATGGGATATCGAAAGAGAGGGCCCAAGCCCAAACCGCTGGTGGTGCAGGTGAATACTTTGAGCTGTTCCCCGGATCCCAGCACAAGCCCTTCCCTAAACGTCGCTTCCCAAATTACTTACGGTTCCCCGGGGGAGCACCCCAATTGCACTAGAACTTCTGGCCCCACCCCCTCTGATGCAACCACCACCCGTGGGAGCTGGCGCCTTCCCGATGTTCCTGGCCTGCCATAGGGCCAacctttccccttctttctcccccttaGGTACCCACCTTTGCCCGCCGCTCCAATGTCCTGACTGGGCTTCAAGACTCCTCCGCTGACAACCGTGCCAAGCTGGAGTTGGGCACGCAGGGCAAGGGCCAGGGGCACCAGTATGAGCTCAACAGCAAGAAGCACCATCAGTACCAGCCCCACGGCAAGGAGAGGTCCGGTAAGCCGCCCCCACCAGGGAAGAGCGGCAAGTATTACTATCAGCTAAATAGCAAAAAGCACCACCCCTACCAGCCAGACCCCAAAATGTACGACCTGCAGTACCAGGGCGGCCACAAGGAGGCACCCAGCCCCACCTGCCCAGACCTGGGCGCCAAGAGCCACCCTCCTGACAAGTGGGCCCACGGAGCTGCAGCCAAAGGCTACCTCGGGGCAGTGAAGcccttggggggaggggcaggagctcCAGGCAAGGGCTCGGAAAAGGGCCCCCCGAATGGCTTGACACCAGCCCCTAAGGAGGCGGTGGCCGGTAATGGCATTGGGGGCAAGATGAAAATCgtcaagaacaagaacaagaatggGCGCATCGTGATCGTGATGAGCAAGTACATGGAGAACGGCATGCAGGCCGTGAAGATCAAGTCGGGCGAGGCAGCCGAGAGCGAGGCGCGCTCCCCCAGCCACAAGAAACGTGCTGCGGAGGAGCGCCATCCCCAGGCCGACAGGACTTTTAAAAAGGCAGCCGGTGCTTCTGAGGAGAAGAAAGCCGAAGTGCCCTGCAAACGCAGGGAGGAGGAGGCTCTGGTGTCGGGGGACCCCCAGCCCCAGGACCTAGGGTCTCGAAAGCTCTCCCCGACCAAGGAGGCCTTTGGTGAGCAGCCGCTGCAGCTCACCACCAAGCCAGACCTGCTGGCCTGGGACCCAGCCAGGAGCTCACACCCGCccgcccaccaccaccatcaccaccaccatcaccaccaccaccatacggTGGGCCTGAACCTCTCCCATGCGCGCAAGCGCTGCCTCTCCGAGACCCATGGCGAGCGTGAGCCCTGCAAGAAGCGGCTGACCGCCCGTAGCATCAGCACGCCGACCTGCCTGGGGGGCAGCCCGGTCTCTGAGCACCCTGCCAACGTATCCCCCACCGCAGCCTCTCTTCCGCAGCCCGAGGTCATCCTTTTGGACTCAGACCTGGATGAGCCCATAGACTTGCGCTGTGTCAAGATGCGCAGCGATGCCGGGGAACCGCCCAGCACCCTCCAGGTGAAGCCGGAGGCTCCGGCAGTGGCGGCAGTGGTGGCGCCGGCCACTGCAGCGGAGAAGCCTCCCGCTGAGGCCCAGGAGGAGCCAGCGGAGTCCCTGAGTGAATTTAAGCCCTTCTTTGGGAATATAATTATCACTGACGTCACGGCGAACTGCCTCACCGTCACTTTCAAGGAATACGTGACGGTGTAGTGGGAAGGAGTCGCGCCCTCTGGGACTCCCGCACCTGCAATCTCGCAGAGGTTCCCAAGGAGAGGACTCCCCAGTCGCGGTGGCCAGGCCCCTGCTCACTCCCTGGGATCCCGACTGAGCTGTCCATCTCTCACTCTCCTTCCACGTGGTGCCTGCGGTCTCGCCgccacctcccccttccctataGGAGACCCGAGCCCTCCCTGTGGACCACCAGAACTGACCCCGCAGCCCCGAGGCGGTCTCAGCTATAGTATTATATTTTAACCGTGCTAACTGTCAAGTGCTGACTCTACTCCGGTTTGTACGTGGTGTTATTCTTGAAATGTATTGTTTGAGCTCAGAAGGCCCGACTACCCCCCTCgggctgatatatatatatatttatttgtaggtatttatatattgaaatataaaaaccTAGATTTATGGAGTTTCCTCTAGATCATGTTATATTCTATATCAGACAGACTATTTTCAGttggccttttccttttcccttcattcagtattttgatttttatttcctcttctccaGGAACTGCGACACCAGTAACCTTGGTATATATTTTTTGATACTGTACACATGGGTGTGTTGTTTctatgtgcaaaaaaaaaaaagtttgttaaaAGGCTAAAGAGCTCTCTAGAACCTGCTGCTATAGAAATGTCTGAACTATAAGCTTCCAATTATTACCTGCTTGAATGTAAATATTAAATGGAGATGTTGAAGGTGCAATCCGGTGTCCGAGATTAGCTCCAGGGGGATATCGGAAGTTGGGGAAAGGAGGGTGGACCCTCTCTCACCCACTTCCGCCTAGGTCACATGGAAAATGACTCTCTAAAGCTAAGTCTTTGTACAAGCCAAGCCCGTGGGGTATGGTGTCTCCAGAGCTGCCCCCTCATTGGAAGGTGACTCTATGTGGGAAAGTCAAGAGGTGCTGGCCTGGAAGGGTGGAGTGAGGGGAATGTATAGAGTCACTCTAGTCCCGAGGGCTTTCTAGCTGGCGATGCCCACGTAGCTGGCAAACCCAGTAACTTCTGGATTGTGGAGGGGCGAGCAATGGGTGCGCTGCACCCCCCTTCCTGGATTCTGACTCTCAGGCCCTTGCCCCGCCCCCCACCACAAGCCAGCCAGAAAGTTCCTCAGCCCTCCTTGCTGTGGGCCAGGATACAAGTGGAGTGGACCCCAACTCTTCGGGGCTGCCCAGCGCTGACACTGTCGGCCCCGCCCCtccaaggaagcagaggaagccctTTCTCTGCCAGGCTCTCTCCCCGGAAACCACCAGGCCAAAGGCCAGGGCTGGAGCAAGTGAAGTGTGGGGTACTGAGGGCCTTCTGCTGGATGGTTTGGGAGGGGGCGACAGGGCGCTGAGTTTGGCCTGCCACCCTCACTTCCTTAGCTGCGTGAGCTGCCACTGACTGTCCATCTCCTTGGTGGCGACTAGGCTGAGGTGCTAGGTGTAgttggagaagggaagaaaggggttaATGGCCCCTAGGCTAGGGGTGCGGCTCGGCGGGCCAGGAAGCTACCACCAGCGGCCAGCTTTCTGCAGACACAGCGATCTTCCTCCTGGTTCGGTGGCTAAACAGgccctggggcctccagcctGGGGAATCTGGTGAGCTTCAGAATACTCCCGGCTTGCAAAGCTTCAGTTCGGACCGAGGGCAGAGCCTATGGTGGCACCAGAGCAGAAGATGACAGCATGGTTCagagtgtgtggggggtggggtgggaggtggggtgtgcTGAGGTAGTTGGAGGGGCAGAGTTGGGAAGGCTGgggaagagatggagaggaaggCCTAGAGGGCGGGAGGCTGGATGCACGGAGTGGCCAGTGTTGGCTGCAGGCCATCAgcggctggggctgggggaggggcgcggggcgggggaggggaggagggaaagggaaccgcttttttaaaaaagcctttggGAGTTTGTAGCCCCGGCTTTTGTGAATTGTCCCTCCCACTACCCCATCCCCGGGAGCCCCCTTCAGAGTGAGTtaaacacccctccccctctgtgtaaTGAACGCCCTTTGCCACCCTGTGAGTGGAGGAGGCTGATCTCGCTTCTGGCAACCGGCCTGCTCGGCGCTAGAATTGGGCCTGTCCTTCACTGGCTGGTGCACAAAGGCCCGTGCCAGGCAGGAACCTCAGCCCCGGCTTTTCCAGTTCATGAGAACTGAAAACTCACGAACAGACCCAGAGGTGGAGCTTTGATAGTAAGTCTGGCCCCTGAGGTGGCCCCTGCTCTGCCAAGCTTGGGGAGAGGACCGAAGAGGCAGACCATGGCACTCCTAGGTGACTACTCATTCACTACTCTTCCTGGAGAAGCCTGGTCTCCAGGTGCCATTGAGTCTTTGGAAGCTGGGTATGGGTGCAGGGTCCTGGGATGATCTGGGTGACTGGAGCCCCAGTCAGAAGGTAAACAGAGGGGTAGAAAAGTAAGGGAACAGATAGGGTGTCCAGCCTGGCTGTCAAGGGACAAGGGCTTGCCATTTACTGCATTCCTTTGATGTCCCATGTGCCTATCTGAGCATCTTGACCTGTTTAGTCCCCAGAAGGACAGCTCTCTGTGACACAGGTTTGAGGTCCTGATGGTCATTCTCTAGTTCTTGCCTTGGTTCTGGAACCAAACTGGCTGATCCCTATCCTTCAGAGAGGTCGCCTAGGACTCTGCCCTCTCACCTCTTGGTACTGGATTCAGAAGACAAGTCTAAGGGGTAGAAACAGACTTCTTCCTCCAGGGGCAGAAAGAGTTCAGAAGGCCCAGCACTCCTGGTGTGGGTGGTCACTGACCATCACTTTACAAACAGCTGAACACAAACTCTCTCCTTGAAGGAGAGAGTTCACACACCCAAACCATCCAAATGTCTTCCTTCCCCCACAATCAAAACGAACCAAGAACCAACCGTTCTTATGTGGTTAAccctcagacacagagagaggcaagagCTAACAGTGCAAAGGCCCGGATTATTTGTAAAGCCTCCTGTCCAAAGCTGGCTTGACTGCAGCTCTGGTCTACCAGTAGCCTGCCCTGACTGTCTTAGCTCACGTCTAGAAGGGACAAGTGAATCCCAGAGTCTACTCCATCCTTGGACACCACTAGTTGGGGGTGTCCCACAGATACTGGGTTCAGAGTTGTCAGGCCAAGCAAATAAGAATCTAGGgttctggggttggagatttagctcagtggtagagcgtttgcctagcatgcgcaaggccctgggttcagtccccagctccgagaaaagaaaaagaagaatctaGGGTTCTTAGTTCAATTTGAATAGCATGTGCAGGTAAATCAAATGCtcatgaataaatacatattttaatgatcgatttattttatgtgtatgggtgttttgcctacgtgCATGTATGTACCTCACCTTTGggcttggtgcctgcagaggtcagaagaggaggtcaggggttgggatttagctcagtggtagacttgcctagcaagcacaaggctctgggttcggtccccagctccgaaaaaaggaaaaggaaaaaaaaaaaaaaagaagaagaggaggtcaGAATTGAAGCTATAAATGGCTGCTGCCATGTGGGCATGGGATCCAAACCCGGTCCTGTAAAAGAGTAGTCGGTACTTACCAAGTACAATAATACAtttcgtgtgcgtgtgtgcgtgtgtgcatgtgtatgtgcatttatatgtaaTGTACAGATGACAGAGGATGAGGATGACTCTGAaattctgttcctcctccttttaCATCTTGAAAGCTGACATCACAGGCAATCCCCACCATGGCTGGTTTTAggcagtgctgggaaccaaaccaaggGCTTCTTGTGTGCTAGACTAGCCCTATAATGAATCATATTTAGCAAATCTGTACACATATATGTCCCCGGAAACGTTTTGAGACATGCTTCTAAAGCAGAGAAAAAATTTTGCACTATTTTAGGTGAGAATGAAGTTCAGCTGAGTACCCTAGATTCGGTCTGGAAACGATTCCAGTCCCAAATAGTCACCCTGTCTGTTCCTACAGAGACACCCCAATGGAGAAGCTCGGAGCCCTGTAAGGCAAACCACCGGCCCTGTAAAGGTGCCATGAGTTAAGTGGCAGGAAAGGTTGCTGAGTGGCACGGGGCTGTGATtggtcttgggggtggggggtgaagtGGAAATTCTCTGAGCTTGTGACACTCTAAGACAAAGGAATTGGGAAGGCCTTTGTCAGCAAACATGGAGGAcattcaggaaaacagaaaaggttgAGTTGCTGGGCCTCCTGCCTTTACCCATAATTCTTCACCTTCCTATGCAGAGCCATTGAGGGAGAGGACAAACTGCATCAGGAGTCAGCTTTGAACATTTTGGAATACTCAGGTCACTTTTTGCCTGGGAACAATTAAACACCCCATGTCAAGTGCAAAGTCTCTCGGCAGTTCTGGTCCGCAGTGCTGGTTTGACCAGATAGAGATGTCCAGCTCCACATCACTGTTGTCCAAGGTCACCTCTCCTCTAAACCAAATCCCTCAGCTCTTCCTTAATCCCTTCAGCAAGGAGTGCTGAAAGTCCAGGGAATCTCGGTCCTCTGGATGTCTGGGAATGGATGCTGGGGCTGCAGAGTGGGGATGAGGGTCTCACAGCGAATGCGTCCTAGAACGAAGCTGAAATCTCAAGTGTCTCGAAGCAAGTGGATTCTGTGATCCAGGGACAATGCTTGCCGTGTGTTTGAGGTGAAGACTCAAGACTCTAAAGAGGAAATTGATATTGAAGACTGTTATTCTTGGATGCCAGCGTCTACTTCCTGTGGCCCCTGGTTCAGAAAtctactccctcccctccccaccgcTGTCGTTTTCCTTCACAGTAAAAGTATAAGTTAAAATTGGTAGCTTCTTGGGAGCCATGTACTCTAAGGGGACTATTGTGCCTGCTTTCCTTGCCACCGTGAAGTGGGTCCGGTTGCTGCATTACAGGTGGTAATAATGAAGGCTTAGCGGCTAACCTGTGCTAAGTCAAAGAGCCAGGTAGAGGGTAAACATCAGAGCTACACATCTGCCTCTCCAGAGTCCTGTTCCCCATCTCCCAGAGTCTGCCAGTGGGTGCTTCAGAGGCAGGCACAGGTCCCATGACCTTTCTGAAGCTGTAGATTTTTCCAACATGGCGCCTGCCTGAGGAACCCCTAAGATCTTCACCATTCATTGTCACCTGTTGTCTCTGCCCAATACTCACCGTCAGCTGCACGTGCCAACAGATGTGTGCCTCTGGACCTTGAAGCCCTAgggagcagttctcaaccttcctaaagctgtgacccttaAATAtggttccttgtgttgtggtgacccctgaaccatgaaaattatttttcttgttacttCACACGTGTGATTTTGCTACTATTACGAATCGTAATGTGAGCATCTGctttttccaatggtcttaggtgactcctgtgaaagggtcatttgaccctcaaGGGGGTtgagactcacaggttgagagcctTTGCCTCAGGGCACTAAGCTCTTGGAGCATTGGCTATGTTACTCCaggtcgtttttttttttttccaggcagctGCTACAGCTGCTGTCTTGCATCTTCTTGGAGAGGGGCCCCAGGGAGCCCAGGTTGGCCacgaactcactatatagccaaagtgaccttaaacttctgttgagacctggtccttctgcctctgcctctcacgtGTTAGGATTTCAGGCATGGGCCATCACATGTGCCAggggtgagagtggggttttgTGTAAGCACTCTAAcaattgagctacatcccaagTGTCTTGTATGtagctcttttaaaaatgtttattttttatctgtgtgtgtatgtatgtgtatatgtgtgtgtgtatgtgtgtgtgtgtatatatgtgttcgtggttgtatgtgtaggtgtgtaggtgtgtgtatatgtgtatgtgaatttatgcgtgtatatgtgtgtatgtttgtgtatgagtatgtgtatgtgtgtgtgtgtgcatgtgtgtgtgtatatgtgcctgtgtgtgtgtgttacatgcacTTGAGCACAAACATTTGCCAAGGCCAGAGGCATCAtcagctcccctggagctggagttacaggcaattgtgagttGGGAACTGGTAATTAAACTCAGGTCCCGTGCAGGAGCAGGACATGTTCTTGACTGCTGAGttccatctctctagctcttgtATGTTCTTAACAGAAGCCCTTAATTCTGGCGCCTCgagtatgtgtctatgtgtgtcaagttctgcgtgtgcgtgtgtatgtcaCAGGGCCGCAGATTGCTAACCATTAATAACATCCTCAGCCCAGGGCTGCCCAGGAGCCTAGATCCAGGCAGCTCACTCCCCCAGGACACCAGGCCCATCTCTCCCCCACCAGGAACCAAGCAGATGTGCTATGATGAGCTGCTCTGGATCCCACCGCCCCCTCACTCCACCTGAGTGGCTTGTGAGGATTTCTTGAGGCTCCAGGTAATTATGTAGTAATTGAATTTAAAGAAACAGACCCTGAGGATAATCCTGGAGAAAGATGCAAGGGGAACCGTGGTTTAATTTCCGCACAGCGGGGCAGCCATCTCATCCTTATGGATGTGGTTTGAACATGTGACTCGGGATGCTGGACTCCCCGGCTCCTTccgtgcgcacacgcacacacacggctTTCTGTTCTCGGGCAGGTGTGCTGAGCATAAGGCCTCAAACACAGAGCCTGCTCTGCTGGGGCTGTGATTGTCTGCAAGAGTTCATATCTAGGTTGGGGCAGGAAGCTGGCACGAATGAAGCGAGTTCTAGAATGATGAAGATGTGGGTATGTGTGCTCACGCACCTGTGTGTGCATTCGGGgctgggggggggttggggtgaCAGTGCCACCACCTGTAGTAGCACAAACACCTCTCCTGCACCACACCGTGGAGCTtaaa
The genomic region above belongs to Rattus rattus isolate New Zealand chromosome 9, Rrattus_CSIRO_v1, whole genome shotgun sequence and contains:
- the Cbx4 gene encoding E3 SUMO-protein ligase CBX4, coding for MELPAVGEHVFAVESIEKKRIRKGRVEYLVKWRGWSPKYNTWEPEENILDPRLLIAFQNRERQEQLMGYRKRGPKPKPLVVQVPTFARRSNVLTGLQDSSADNRAKLELGTQGKGQGHQYELNSKKHHQYQPHGKERSGKPPPPGKSGKYYYQLNSKKHHPYQPDPKMYDLQYQGGHKEAPSPTCPDLGAKSHPPDKWAHGAAAKGYLGAVKPLGGGAGAPGKGSEKGPPNGLTPAPKEAVAGNGIGGKMKIVKNKNKNGRIVIVMSKYMENGMQAVKIKSGEAAESEARSPSHKKRAAEERHPQADRTFKKAAGASEEKKAEVPCKRREEEALVSGDPQPQDLGSRKLSPTKEAFGEQPLQLTTKPDLLAWDPARSSHPPAHHHHHHHHHHHHHTVGLNLSHARKRCLSETHGEREPCKKRLTARSISTPTCLGGSPVSEHPANVSPTAASLPQPEVILLDSDLDEPIDLRCVKMRSDAGEPPSTLQVKPEAPAVAAVVAPATAAEKPPAEAQEEPAESLSEFKPFFGNIIITDVTANCLTVTFKEYVTV